In a single window of the Allobranchiibius huperziae genome:
- a CDS encoding ABC transporter ATP-binding protein, whose amino-acid sequence MTEVIIETDSLTRVFKRRRGLVRTELTAVDQLTLRIGAGESVGYIGANGAGKSTTIKMLVGILVPTGGSVRTCGRDPLRERRHLARQIGVVFGQRSQLWWDLPVRESFAILASIHALPAQVRRARTEELTEQLEMGDFLDTAVRQLSLGQRMRAEVAAALLHSPELVILDEPTIGLDVLSKQRLREFLIRERAEHGTTLLLTTHDMGDIERLCDRVLVVDHGRLAYDGTLPGLSQRVGARRVLVVDLAAPAPDLLDIDATTHLGSEAGGIRQRLAFDPEVATAATVLAAVAARAEVRDLSIEEPDIEDVVRRIYAGSR is encoded by the coding sequence ATGACCGAAGTGATCATCGAGACTGATTCTCTGACAAGAGTTTTCAAGCGTCGCCGTGGTCTGGTGCGCACCGAACTGACCGCGGTCGATCAGCTGACCCTGCGGATCGGCGCCGGCGAGTCCGTCGGCTACATCGGCGCGAACGGCGCCGGGAAGTCGACCACGATCAAGATGCTCGTGGGCATCCTCGTGCCGACGGGCGGCTCGGTGCGCACCTGCGGACGCGATCCGTTGCGTGAGCGACGCCATCTCGCCCGACAGATCGGGGTGGTCTTCGGCCAGCGTTCCCAGTTGTGGTGGGACCTTCCGGTCAGGGAGTCCTTCGCGATCCTGGCCTCGATCCACGCCCTGCCCGCGCAGGTCCGACGCGCGCGCACCGAGGAGTTGACCGAGCAGTTGGAGATGGGTGACTTCCTCGACACCGCGGTGCGCCAGCTGTCGCTCGGGCAGCGGATGCGCGCCGAGGTCGCGGCCGCGCTGCTGCACTCTCCCGAGCTGGTCATCCTCGACGAGCCGACGATCGGCCTGGACGTGCTGTCCAAGCAACGGCTGCGCGAGTTCCTGATCCGCGAGCGCGCCGAGCACGGCACCACCCTCCTGCTCACGACCCACGACATGGGCGACATCGAGCGGTTGTGCGACCGGGTCCTCGTCGTCGACCACGGCCGACTGGCGTACGACGGCACCCTGCCCGGGCTCTCCCAGCGGGTGGGGGCGAGGCGGGTGCTCGTCGTCGACCTCGCGGCGCCCGCGCCCGACCTGCTGGACATCGACGCCACCACCCACCTGGGGAGCGAGGCGGGCGGCATCCGGCAGCGCCTGGCGTTCGATCCCGAGGTCGCCACCGCCGCGACGGTGCTCGCCGCCGTCGCCGCACGGGCCGAGGTGCGCGATCTGTCCATCGAGGAGCCCGACATCGAGGACGTCGTACGCCGCATCTACGCCGGGAGCCGCTGA